In Palaemon carinicauda isolate YSFRI2023 chromosome 32, ASM3689809v2, whole genome shotgun sequence, the genomic stretch agagagagagagagagagagagagagagagagagaaaggacgtgCTCAACACGTACTTACAATGcttgaaaagtttcttttttttattcacttttacgATATGGAAATTTGCGATCTCCcatttttcatctatttattattTTACAAACGTGACACATCGTTAAAAACAGTATTGATTATAAAGAAACAGGCTTCAGAATTTTTTAGCTACAAAATCATTGACACACATTTATAAAGTTACTGTGACATTTCATGAGATTTCTTAGTTGTACAGATAATTAGGTTGAAAGAATCAAAGTTCGTCCAACGACATAGGAGACCAAAAAATCAAGAGTATATCAATACTATTTTCTTTTGGAATCTATCTGTTTTATATGAGGACAGGTAATGGATTAAGAGATAGAAAGAAGTGATATATTTAGAGATAAAACTGGTCAGGCTGAGGATGAACACAAAAGCCCCTCTCGACACATTGATAAATATTACGAGGGATTCACAGAAAAAGATTTCAATATAAAAGAGCAATGAGGAATATGATTCAAtcttttatcatacatacatataccaaaggcatttcccccaatttttcggggtagccgacatcaacaaatgaaacaaaacaaaaaaggggaccttttatacaaaatatttatcagtgggttgtgtttttttttatgtccaCCTTTATTGGACGAACATGCAACAAACACCAGTAATATCTACGAAAGAATTTCTTTTACGAATATTTATTAGATTTTAAAAAGTTCATTCTTATACtccactgaccacatatatacatatatacatatatacatatatacatatatacatatatatatacatatacatatatacatatacatatatacatatacatatatacatatacatatatacatatacatatacatatatacatatacatatacatatatacatatacatatacatatatacatatacatatacatatatacatatacatatatatacatatacatatatatacatatacatatatatacatatacatatacatatatatatacatatatatatatatacatatatatatatatatatatacatatatatatatacatatacatatatacatatacatatacacatatacatatatatatacatatacatatacatatatacatatacatatacatatatacatatacatatatacatatacatatacatatatatatatatatatatatatatatatatatacatatatatacatatatatatatatacatatacatatatatatatatacatatatatatacatatacatatatatatatatacatatatatatatacatatatatacatatatatatatatatacatatatatatacatatacatatatatacatatacatatatatacatatatatatatacatatatatatacatatatatatacatatatatatatatacatatatatatatatatatacatatacatatatatacatatatatatatatatatacatatacatatatatatatatatatatatatatatacatatacatatatatatatatatatatatatatatacatatacatatatatatatatatatatacatatacatatatatatatatatatatatatatatatatatacatatatatatacatatatatatatatacatatatatatacatatatatatatatacatatatatatacatatatatatatatacatatatatatacatatatatatatatatacatatatatatatatacacatatatatatacatacatatatatatacatatatatatatacatatatatatatgcatatacatatatatatacatatatatatatacatatatatatacatatatatatatacatatatatatatacatatatacatatatatatacatatatatacatatatatatatatatacatatatatatatatatacatatacatatatatatatacatatatatatatatatatacatatatatatatacatatatatatatatacatatacatatatatatatatatacatatatatatatatatacatatacatatatatatatatacatatatatatatatatacatatatatatatacatatatatatatacatatatatacatacatatatatatatatatatatatatatatatatatatatacatatatatatacatatatatatacatatatatacatatatatatacatatatatatacatatatatatacatatatatatacatatacatatatacatatatatatacatatacatatatacatatatatatacatatatatatatacatatatatacatatacatatatacatatatatatatatatatatatatatatacatatatatatatacatatacatatatacatatatatatatatatatatatatatatatatatatatatatacacacatatatatatatatatatatatatatatatgtatatgtatatgtatatgtatatgtatatgtatatatatatgtatatatatatatatatatgtatatatatatatatatatatatatatatatatgtgtgtgtgtgtgtgtgtgtgtgtttttgtgtgtgtgggaaGGTGATAcgtaaacgtggtgaaagggtctttgtatcaccatgatcagcaaagctctactagtcattGCCACctagactaggttggtttgctgtgagcgatcagatgaaattcTGCCACTATCACTAATATGCACTATCCAACGTggagataaaaattggccaaaccccagaaatgaattgacatatctgagacctttgtcctgtagtgtagTAAATACGgttgcatttttgttgttgttgttattgtgtttgtgtgcgcgcatgTGGGGGGGtggtgtattatagccacgaaaggaaaagtgaaaagcccTGATTCGAGTTATGTCTTTCGCCTTATTCGTGACATCTTGGGACTCACaatgagaaggaagttataaaggGATATTTTATCTATACAGGAGAATCGGTTCCCACACCTATCAGTCTCTTGAGGATTCTCATCAGGCAAAATTTAAAAAAGACCATGAGACAGGATTAACAGATAACAGTATTCAATAATAGGAGTTACTTTTTTTATTCTATCATCTTTTAATTCACGACCATCCGGGCCCCAATGCTTAGCTATATAGTCCACGCTCCAAACAATCTTGATAGTTTCTCCTGTTTTATGTAAAGAGTAgtgaaaatattttggatattgtCTTAGTtctcagaaaataaataagaacTCTGTACATGGGTTTAATATTTATTATCGCAATTAACATATTTAAGATATTAATGAAAATCTTTGATCGCAAGTTTTTCCCGTTACATCTCTAGACATTTCTCGTACTTcaccaataacaaaaacaacaaaaacaacaacagcaagtgcagccgtttctagtttagtGCAGGACAAAGGGATAACACTTGTCTTtggtcatgtcttgggtttggccatttgcaTCACTAccctggccagtgctgattggtgatggtggttttCGAAAAGCAATTatttgagagggcaatgtaacataaattaaggagaagcaaaattataagtcataaaaaaattaatttaatttacaattaaacggtaaatttatgacaatttacaatccgaagaatgactggcgaatatggtgatcctgatcagttcaaatctcggacaaacttagcgtggactttctctctctccgccagagaacctgcatttggtccgcactattacccctcaatttttgaaacatccgaaggatctgtaacccatagcatgaaacattataaattggaaacgtcaggggctacaaacataacaatgtgcatatatgcgaaatcttacaaaacaaacttttaatattaacctatggaaaatacaaaacctagatcaataaacgatttgaatatcctaatataaatgtcaaaatcaaatttaaaacttaaaaggagacccttcagactttattatatatatatatatatatatatatatatatatatatatatatatatatatatatatatatatatatatatatatatatatatatatatatgagtttggttgcaagacaaaaggttataaaaccgtaactatagttgaaagttcactaagcaaatgcatcgtacttaatgcaaaccttacctcaacttatagccagtctcttaggtccatagaaaagcagtgacgaaggtagaggtgttgatggtagtcttctatttgagctcttaagtagtataaggtggtcagacgatgacgtgatccatgagcggctaagtccagagccaccgatcttacactaatgaatgacagccattgtccttggctgccaaaaaattaattcaaattcaggagaagactgccttgctgcgcttcttacgctggcctcttcatactgccttcttcagatcattcaccaccgacaacggttttctcagtcttgtgtccagcagcgaacaacctggtgaaacttaaaatacatcgctcaagaatggcttgtttcttgctttaaaattgtcccaagaggtagtttaaggtatgttaagtagatgcatttgcttttttcaaaataaaagaaccaaaccactcccgagcaaacaatttaaacataagaaatttaccacaaccaaacaattcatataatatacaaaaaattaaatgcacacgaatgtgcatttttctacactcccgcgaggggattcaatttttctaggaaaaaattgaattacaatataGCGATCAAAGATCACGCTAGACTGTCATCCAATAGTTTCTTTACCTTATCTTTCCCAATCATGGCAGCTCGCCTCTTGGGTCTCTCCTTAACCTCATCTTCCTTGCTCAGTTTATCCTCACATGGCGATTGTATTTTATCGTTAAATTTAGCCTCATATTCCCGTTTATAGAGCAATGGAATCAAGGATGAAACgtgccttttagtctcttccctacTTTTTCCTTTGAGTACTGTTGCACCCGTTACTTCACCTAAAGAGTTCAGTTTTATCTCTTTGACAATACCCATTGGAAAATTAGTAGGTTTAAGAAGGGGTTCTGTAATGAGAACAATGTCTCCAACTTCTAATAGTTTATGATTAACAGGTTGGTATCTACTGCGTTTGTCAGTGGCTTGATTCACCAGCtgcacaacaaattctttattatatatctctattatactttccctagcctttcgtaacttcctgtggctgtccttcacatgggaaatgggagatatatcaggaacccaagtatcatctgccctaggtaaaggatgtaaatggggaataatatttaaggaattcaattCATGACCTTTAACTAAAATCTCTGGAGTTATAGGAGATGGTACAGGTTCAGTCCCATCATAGTTTCGCAAATATTCTTTAAAGGCAATTGGTCTACGGTTTActatatgtacaatattttgtaCAGCAAAGTCAAAATCTAAATATTCGAGGACCATATTCCGAATAGAGCCTTCAATAAGCCTTTTGACTATCTTAACACAAGATTCCACTAAAGATCCAAGTTCACTGTGGCCTTTATAGTACTGCTGAAAGTTCAAAGGTTTTATGTTGTTCTCCCTGAAATAGGATTGTGTATCCTTATCACTTAAAAAATTTTCAACGGTTCTAGCACCTGAAGTTAGCTGTGAACCTTGGTCACTTAAACAGAGTTCAGGCACCCCAAACTCGAAACAATGGAGCTGAAGTGCTCGCAAAAAGGATATCACCGAAAGGTCTACACAAACCTTAAGATTTATGGCTCTGGACCATAAACAGGTGATACATAATATCCATACCTTTGATTTCTTACCCATCCAATATACCCAGTAAGGTCCAAAATAGTCAATGAAAATATACCTGTAAGGTATGGTTGGAGGAGAAACCCTAAATTCTCTATAAGGGGACTGGTTTAACTTTAGAGTTCTACCGTTAAATCTACGGCAGTGAACACAAGTTTTCAAGACTTTCTTTACAGTAGAAAAACTGCAAGGAATCCAAAACTGTTTCCTAGCCTCAGATAATGTGGCATATATTCCAGAATGAGCTAACTTAAcatgaaaatttctaataatttcttcagTCAATTTACTGTTTTTGGCCAAAAGAATGGGGAATACATAACTACCGTCTCTCCacttatgaaatttacttttaactcttagtaaaccagatttcttttcaatgaataaatttagttgacttactatgttaggcatatccctaattttagggttcctttctctgaaatatttaaaaacatccggAAAATGTTGGCGCTGATCTTGCATAATCATCAGTTGCCATGCATTCAAAGAAATTTCATCATTACTGTAAACCTCAAAATGGTCATACTTGCCGGATTTGTTCTTTAACTTCCGTTTGACATTGTTTATGAATGTCAGTACATGTTTGTAGACCGAAATCAAATGAAGCCAATCGGAATTTCCAACTGTAGAATTCAAAATGCCTCCCATCTCTGGCTCAGTCACACTCCCTATCTCACAGTGGCCTTCTGAAACTTCAAGTACATTGGTTAAAGGATTTGGGATCGTTACATCCAAACTGTCATCTTCCAAGATATCATGAATAGTATCAGGTCCTGTGAAGAAATTTGATTTTATCAACCTCTTATATGACAATGACCTGGTAGTACAATCTGCAGGATTTATCATACCTGCACAAAATTTGAAAGTCACAGGGACCGTTTCACATAGATTCTCTATTCTTTGCAAcctattcataacaaaaatacttagttttttaatttatcaaacctATTTGTTCGAGAATTTAACCAATTCAGTGCAACTGCACTATCTGAGAAAACTACCAATTTTGTAATGTTTATGGGGGAGACACACTCTGAACCACTAAGTTCCTTATAAATGTCAACAATAGTTTCCGTACCAAGCGAGAGAGATTGAAATTCAAGGGAAGGGATAGACTTTAGTTCTAACTGGCgtccaattattctattttttgacaGAAGGAAACTTACCTCCTTTGTTCGCAAGTTCTTGATAAAGAGCACAACTCCATATATAAGCTTGCTAGAATCACAAAAAGCAATAATTTGGAAAGGATCATTCCTGCGACCAACAAATCTCTTCACTGCAATTTCAGGAACACCATTTACTTGCTTGCAAATATTAGACCATTCTCGTAGCTCCTCACCAGAGAGTCTATCGTCCCATCCAACTTCTTTCCTGCATTGTAGCGAGTGCATAAATAATCTAGCCCTGTTTAATAAAGGACCATAAAATGAGAACACATCAAAATTGGCTGCAATAGAACTTAAAATTTGTCTTTTGGTCGTTGCATCCTTATCAAGTACCAACTTGCTTGCCGAAAGAGTATCAATGTTTCTGTCCCAAAGCAAACCAAGCAATTTTACTTTTGTAGGagtcttttccttatctttatctaCCTGTTGCTGCAGAGTCATCATTGGTTATGAATTGCTGCAATTCAAatttatagggagaaaatatactgtcAAGTTTCTCATAAGCCCATTTCAACCTGTCTATATCATTGGTCGTGTAAGCCAAGTTATCCATGTAAGCAAATTTATATAACTCTGTCTTcaattcctttacatcaatattgtcaccttggacatccaacatcaaaattttataaagtgctaacattaataaagttggactacatggcaaaccaaatggaagtctgcaatgtttataaacaattaaggaatagtcctttttagatacgtttctataccaataaaagagtaacctactttgatctgaaggcaccaacttaatcatcagaaatgacttttttatatcaaaacataacaatttttcattaaatcttagctgtaaaatagaagatgaaattttcttattcaaacaaGGACCAGCAAAAATTGCTTGATTATGAGATAGAGTTATAGCTTTATCTTTGTCAGATTCACACAAATTGGACAAAAATACATTACGGCATTTTGTTGACTCTCGGTCCATCTTGAACACTGGCATGTGCGGCAGGAAGCTATGTTGAGGGTTTTCCTCCAAGAATTGCTCCAAGTTAGATACTCTCTCTATAATGCCTAGCTGTTCCTGTTCTTTAAAAACCTCGTCAATCATTTGAAAAGCATTATCCTTTTtgctaaatttcttaaaatttgattttaatattgcttttgacaGATTTTGATTCTTACCAAGCAAATGAGCTACTTTCCCATTCCATAACAGAGGCATAATTAACCTTCCATCACTATCTCTAACTGTATTTTCTAAAGCAAATTCTACAACTTTCCTGTTCTCCTCAGTGAAGTTTTCGTCATATACGTTAGAATCACTGTACGAAACACTTTCTGCCTTTGAGGAAAGAATTTCTTCTGCTGCTCTCTCAAGTTCAGCTTCAACAATCTGACCcttatttaaaacagaaatattagcaCAAGCAGGAAACTTAAATTCCTCTACCGAATCTAAGAACAATCCATCCATATCCAAATTACTACCAACTTCAAGGGGACCCTCACCCTTTGCACAAACTTCAGAAGAATGCTTTATCCGGTCTGGTAATAGAGCTAGATTTTGCTTATACCTTTCAATGTCACCTACAAGCATCACTCCTAAGGGTGATTCTAAGTAAACAGAGGGAATCACTTCAGAACTACCTCCAAACAGCACATCCTTCTGTGGTACTAAATGAGAGTTATCATTTCCCAAGAGTAATTTTATATCTTCAACTTTGTCCCCAGACATATGCAAAGTTTTGTCGGCTAATACATAGCCCTTATCCTTAAATACTTGAGCTACTTCAGAGATACCtggcaaaactaatttcaaattaatagactTCATGGCAATACCAGTAAAATAATCATCATTCAACTTTACCTTGTATACTACAGTGGCTAACGGCTTTGAAGAATTAATACCATTCACCACCAAAGAATAATTCGGGTCAACAACTTCAAACTGCATACTCTTAGCCCAGTCTTCCTCAACGAAAGTTACTTGACTTCCTGAATCTTTTATACCTCGATCCCCAGAGTCATTCAGTGAAAAGGAAGGCATAGCAGTCACCGGGTTACAAGAGATTCTTAAAACTCCTAAATCAGACCAAGttaaattagaaacaacagaattAGAGTTCGATTTCTCTTTACAATTCCCCTTTGCCGTTTGATTAGTCACTTCTTGGTTATCTGAATCATTCTTAAGGTTATTAGCAGTACTTTTTGGGTCTTTACGAAATTTACAAAGATAGCTGAAATGCCACTTGTTACAATGTTTAAATTTTCGATTAAATTTAAACCTGCAATCTGAAGTTTTATGAGAATCGTAAGTACAGTTTGTACAAAAATTCAATTGTTTTAGTTCTTCAATTTTACTCTGTGGAGTTATATAAACTGAACACTTAAAAATTGGGTGATCAATGTCTCCTTTACTGTCTGCTAAACAAAGAGAACATTCTTTAACTTTAGACTTCTCAACATTAACAACGGCAGAAGCTAAACAATTTGAGTTGGGCACAACCTTTTTCTCAAGATTACCTTGTTTCACATTAAATTTCTTGGATATGTTTCTATATCTTTCCAAAGCAGTAAAGATATGTTCATCTATTTGCTGCAACGAGGGCTTATTCGAGCCAGTAATATGCATTAACTGATTCTTGAAACAGTCATTAAACCCATTccatatgaaatactgtaaaactatgtTTTGATCTATGCTTAAAGCATCAAATTGATTACAAATTATTCTCATATTACTGATAAAGTCATACGGATCACTCTGATACGTTAGCTTCAACTCCGATAACTGCTTAATAACCCTATATTGTTGAGACAAAGTATCTGCAAACGCTTTCTGTAATAATTTCTTAGCTTCTTCATACGAACGGTTGCTACAATCTAATGAGTTTACCAGTTTAAGCGAGTCACCTGAAAGCTGTCTCGTATGAAGAGTAAATTTAACGTGAGTACTAAGATCATACTTATCAATAGTTGCTTCGAACTCTAGCAAAAACTTCGAAATATCTTCACCTTCTCGATTACCAAATGTCGGTAAAGGTAGTTCAGGTAATTTAAGCTGTGAAATTTCAGAACGCGAACGATCGGAAAGGTTTCCGGGCGAAAGTGACACCGcggtcttaaggagagagagacacTTACTCAAACGATCGTCATAAACGAACCAAGTATCCATTTCCTCACTCACCAATTCATCACCGTTGTCGTCTTTATCTGCGCTATCCCAAATTTCCTTCAAAACCTCATTATTCACTTTGTCAAGTTTTTCTTTAATGTCAACCAACATGTTCATATGCTCGTTAGCATCGCTTACAGACATCGAAGAAACAAACCTTTCTATGAAATTACACTTCTTGGTAACTTGTTGCCTAAGGGTTGAACGAAAACTGCGCGAAATGCTCTTCGGCAGCATTTTTCTAATTATTTAATgaacaaaattaaaacttaaagcaatAGTGAAATATTAAAGTGATACGGGACTCTGGAACGTAACCAGCTCACGGAAATTCATCAAGAAAAAACATACTCAAGGCAATAATGAACCTCGCAaccaatcccatcctcgtcgccattttcgaaaagcaatatatgagagggcaatgtaacataaattaaggagaagcaaaattataagtcataaaaaaattaatttaatttacaattaaacggtaaatttatgacaatttacaatccgaagaatgactggcgaatatgatgatcctgatcagttcaaatctcggaaaaacttagcgtggactttctctctctccgccagagaaactgcatttggtccgcactattacccctcaattttcgaaacatccgaaggatctgtaacccatagcatgaaacattataaattggaaacgtcaggggctatAAACATAACAATGTGCATATATGCAAAATCTTAGaaaacaaacgaacttttaatattaatctatggaaaatacaaaacctagatcaataaacgataTGATAATCCTAATACaaatgtcaagatcaaatttaaaacttaaaaagagacccttcagactttattatatatatatgagtttggttgcaagacaaaaggttataaaaccgtaactatagttgaaagttcactaagcaaatgcatcgtacttaatgcaaaccttacctcaacttatagccagtcttttaggtccatagaaagcagtgacgaaggtagaggtgttgatggtagtcttctatttgagctcttgagtagtataaggtggtcagacgatgacgtgatccatgagcggctaagtccagagccaccgatcttacactaatgaatgacagccattgtcccttggctgccaaaaaatttcttcaatttcaggagaagactgccttgctgcgcttcttacgctggcctcttcatactgccttcttcagatcattcaccaccgacaacggttttcccagtcttgtgtccagcagcgaacaacctggtaaaacttcaaatacatcgctcaagaatggcttgtttcttgctttaagattgtcccaagaggtagtttaaggtatgctaagtagatgcatttgcttttcaaaataaaagaaccaaaccattcccgagcaaacaatttaaacataagaaatttaccacaaccaaacaattcatataatatagaaaacaataaaatgcacacggatgtgcatttttctacaatatatatatatatatatatatatatatatatatatatatatatatatatatatatatatatatttatatatatatatatatatatatatatatatatatatatatatgtatatctatctatctatctatctatctatctatatatatatatatatatatatatatatatatatatatatatatatatatatatatatatatatatgtatatctacacacacatatatatatatatatatatatatatatatatatatatatatataaatatatatatatatatatatatatatatatatatataaatatatatatatatatatatatgtatatatatatatatatatatatatatatgtatatctatctatctatctatctatataaatatatatatatatatatatatatatatatatatatatatatatatatatatatatatatatatatataatgtaaagaggTAATGGTAAAGGTCTAAAAAGAATCCTTTGATTAAAAGGAAATGTATTACAAATATAAACTAATGAATATTATGatcttccattttctttgtttcttaaaGAGAAATACATCATAACTAAAATGAAAGGGGAACGATATTTTTAATGGTTGATAAATCTCCTAGTGAAATTCAAACTCTGTTCTAGAATCAGAAAATcaatgaaagaaactaggaaaatattcaacaaaaaccTGATTCTCTATTTTATGTTGATGGGAAAAGGTCTCTCTgcaatagaaggaatctttcccgccgccccccccccacaaaaaaaaagaaaaaaaaaagaaaaaagttagcgCCTAAATGAAGTGTCTGTAGGaacaattgagagaaaaaaaaaacctgattgagCTTCGATATCCATTAAACCTTTTAAGGAAGGAGAACTTTGAATTCTGAAGATCTTTTTCGCCAGTTGGAAGAATTTACTTCCTTTAAATTCAGCCTCTTTGAGAAGACGAGACCTGAATTTTCCATGTGAATTAGAATGAAGTTAGATGGTTCTTTTGCTCACTTTTTAACAATGCCATTTCCAAGGTGTTTagggaattatataaatatattgagaTTTTGAGATAACATACTTCTGGTtactgaatcatgggatgaattgcaaaagatgatagaagatttgaatagaaaacgcagaaatgtaggattgaaaatgaataggagtaaaactgtagaaatgtagaactgaaaatgaacattagtaaaacttcaaaaatgtaggactgaaaatgaatattggTAAAAATGCAGTAATGTATGACtggaaatggatatgagtaaaactaagataatgcttaaCGAAAAAGCAAactcaacaaataagggttatggatgaacctcaagAGTCGAGAGATTGATATTGAATGTACGTGCCTAAagtagacagtaagtgtttccccatgacacaagaccgaaattaaataaggataagcatgggatggagagcttttggtgaagaaTATGagcttatgaaaagtaaaataccactttctctaaaaagagaagtattcgatcaaatgatcctaccagtattaacttatgcatcagaaacttggagccgtataaagccttagaacataagctagttacaactaaaggaACTATGGAAAtagtaatgaagggaataacactaagagacaggaaaagtgcaacgtggatacgagagcaatgtaaagtagaggatattctataaacatgtaagaaagagaaatagacatggggaggacatttaatgagaataacagttaatagattgacattaaaataacagaatggatccctagagattgcaaaagaagcattgaaaggaagagcagacgatggattgacgcaataagaaagtttgcgagtgtggactggcatagatagactataaac encodes the following:
- the LOC137625600 gene encoding uncharacterized protein, encoding MLVDIKEKLDKVNNEVLKEIWDSADKDDNGDELVSEEMDTWFVYDDRLSKCLSLLKTAVSLSPGNLSDRSRSEISQLKLPELPLPTFGNREGEDISKFLLEFEATIDKYDLSTHVKFTLHTRQLSGDSLKLVNSLDCSNRSYEEAKKLLQKAFADTLSQQYRVIKQLSELKLTYQSDPYDFISNMRIICNQFDALSIDQNIVLQYFIWNGFNDCFKNQLMHITGSNKPSLQQIDEHIFTALERYRNISKKFNVKQGNLEKKVVPNSNCLASAVVNVEKSKVKECSLCLADSKGDIDHPIFKCSVYITPQSKIEELKQLNFCTNCTYDSHKTSDCRFKFNRKFKHCNKWHFSYLCKFRKDPKSTANNLKNDSDNQEVTNQTAKGNCKEKSNSNSVVSNLTWSDLGVLRISCNPVTAMPSFSLNDSGDRGIKDSGSQVTFVEEDWAKSMQFEVVDPNYSLVVNGINSSKPLATVVYKVKLNDDYFTGIAMKSINLKLVLPGISEVAQVFKDKGYVLADKTLHMSGDKVEDIKLLLGNDNSHLVPQKDVLFGGSSEVIPSVYLESPLGVMLVGDIERYKQNLALLPDRIKHSSEVCAKGEGPLEVGSNLDMDGLFLDSVEEFKFPACANISVLNKGQIVEAELERAAEEILSSKAESVSYSDSNVYDENFTEENRKVVEFALENTVRDSDGRLIMPLLWNGKVAHLLGKNQNLSKAILKSNFKKFSKKDNAFQMIDEVFKEQEQLGIIERVSNLEQFLEENPQHSFLPHMPVFKMDRESTKCRNVFLSNLCESDKDKAITLSHNQAIFAGPSKI